A single genomic interval of Tenuifilum sp. 4138str harbors:
- the fbp gene encoding class 1 fructose-bisphosphatase gives MANFTHKLELITIMHGYNVKTLTQFIIERQADFPYATGEFTRLLYHVGVAAKLVNKKVNKAGLVDVLGEAGNINVQGEEQKKLDLLANWQFVQALKNSRECCGVASEEDQEIITWDDELSQDGNYIFCMDPLDGSSNIDVNVSIGTIFSIYRRISPRGTKPTMEDFLQPGNKQVAAGYVIYGSSTMLVYTTGRGVYGFTLDPSIGEFCLSHLNIVTPPDGAIYSINEGNYNHFPEGVKKYIEYCKQEDKPTKRPYSARYIGSLVSDFHRNLLKGGIFMYPPTASAPKGKLRLIYECNPIAFLAEQAGGIATDGKNRILDIKPESLHQRVPIYVGSKNMVQKLHEFL, from the coding sequence ATGGCTAATTTTACTCACAAATTAGAATTAATAACTATCATGCACGGTTACAATGTAAAAACACTAACACAGTTTATAATTGAGAGGCAAGCCGATTTCCCCTATGCTACAGGGGAATTCACCCGGTTGCTTTACCACGTGGGAGTAGCAGCAAAACTTGTTAACAAGAAGGTTAACAAGGCCGGACTTGTTGACGTTTTGGGCGAGGCGGGAAATATAAACGTGCAGGGCGAGGAGCAGAAAAAGCTCGACCTGTTGGCCAACTGGCAATTTGTACAAGCGCTTAAAAACAGCAGAGAGTGCTGCGGTGTAGCATCGGAAGAGGACCAGGAAATAATTACTTGGGACGATGAGCTTAGCCAGGATGGCAACTACATCTTTTGCATGGATCCACTCGATGGCTCCTCCAATATTGATGTAAATGTATCAATCGGAACTATTTTTAGCATTTACCGACGGATAAGCCCCCGTGGAACAAAGCCTACCATGGAGGATTTCCTGCAGCCTGGCAATAAACAGGTAGCCGCAGGGTACGTAATATACGGATCGTCAACTATGCTTGTTTATACCACAGGCCGTGGAGTTTACGGTTTCACCCTTGATCCATCCATAGGTGAGTTTTGCCTATCGCACCTTAATATAGTTACGCCACCCGATGGGGCAATATACTCCATAAACGAAGGTAACTATAACCACTTCCCTGAGGGTGTTAAAAAATATATTGAGTATTGTAAGCAGGAAGATAAGCCCACAAAAAGACCTTACTCTGCAAGGTATATTGGTTCGTTGGTTTCCGACTTTCACAGGAATCTCCTTAAGGGAGGTATTTTCATGTATCCGCCAACCGCATCGGCACCAAAAGGCAAGTTGCGCTTAATTTACGAGTGCAACCCTATTGCTTTCCTGGCCGAACAAGCTGGAGGCATTGCCACCGATGGTAAAAATAGAATTCTCGACATTAAGCCAGAATCGCTTCACCAAAGAGTTCCTATTTATGTAGGTTCAAAAAATATGGTTCAAAAGCTTCATGAATTTTTATAG
- a CDS encoding aspartate kinase, protein MKPIRVFKFGGASVKSAGAIRNLANIVKRFSAENLVIVVSAMAKTTNALEEVLMHWMNADLTAMNTKLKEIKQFHLNEALDLVEGDSNHLLIAELQTLFNQLETQFGQAPTKGYDFHYDQVVSFGELFSTRIVSHYLNFIGIANTLVDARRCLRSDTSYREGVIDESTSRLLCQREFDFSSANIFLTQGFIAGTEVGTTTTLGREGSDYTAAILANLLDAQDVTIWKDVAGVLSADPKIFSNAVKLNIVSYQEAIELAYCGAQIIHPKTIKPIQNKKIPLYVKSFMEPDAQGTIIAHSDTPVKLPPVLVLKRNQVLITLSPRDFSFVIEDCLSKIFALLYKHRIKVNMVHNSAINFTVCVDNDKLRLGDALEEMKHEFAVRYNSNLELLTIRHYTPEIIGDFIGNRVVYLQQRTRSTARFVMDAS, encoded by the coding sequence ATGAAACCCATTCGTGTCTTTAAGTTTGGCGGAGCCTCGGTTAAGTCGGCTGGTGCTATTAGAAATTTGGCCAACATTGTAAAAAGATTTTCTGCAGAAAATCTAGTGATTGTTGTATCGGCTATGGCTAAAACAACCAATGCGCTCGAGGAGGTTTTAATGCACTGGATGAATGCCGATTTAACGGCAATGAATACCAAACTCAAGGAGATTAAGCAATTCCACCTAAACGAGGCACTGGATTTGGTTGAGGGGGATTCCAACCACTTGCTTATTGCTGAGCTGCAAACCCTGTTCAACCAGTTAGAAACCCAGTTTGGCCAGGCTCCTACAAAGGGATACGATTTCCATTACGATCAGGTTGTGTCGTTCGGCGAGCTCTTCTCTACCCGGATTGTCAGCCACTACCTTAATTTTATTGGCATTGCCAATACTTTAGTGGATGCAAGGCGATGCCTGAGGTCCGATACATCTTACCGTGAAGGAGTAATTGATGAATCAACATCGCGGCTATTGTGCCAGCGTGAGTTCGATTTCTCATCGGCAAATATCTTTTTAACCCAGGGCTTTATAGCAGGAACTGAGGTGGGAACAACAACCACGCTAGGGCGTGAGGGTTCCGATTACACGGCTGCCATTCTTGCCAATCTTCTCGACGCACAGGACGTAACCATTTGGAAAGATGTTGCAGGTGTGTTAAGCGCCGATCCTAAGATTTTCAGCAATGCGGTTAAGCTTAACATTGTGTCGTATCAGGAGGCTATTGAGCTTGCCTATTGCGGAGCACAAATTATTCACCCAAAAACAATAAAACCTATACAGAATAAAAAGATACCCCTTTATGTAAAATCGTTCATGGAGCCCGATGCTCAGGGAACTATAATTGCCCATTCCGACACTCCCGTTAAGCTACCCCCTGTGTTGGTACTCAAAAGAAACCAGGTTCTAATAACCCTTTCGCCCCGCGATTTTTCGTTTGTAATTGAGGATTGCCTCAGTAAGATTTTTGCGTTGCTATATAAACATCGCATTAAGGTTAATATGGTGCATAATTCAGCCATAAACTTTACCGTTTGCGTTGACAACGATAAGCTCCGGCTTGGTGATGCACTGGAAGAAATGAAACACGAATTTGCCGTTCGTTACAACAGTAACCTTGAACTGTTAACCATTCGGCATTACACGCCGGAAATAATTGGGGATTTTATTGGCAATCGGGTTGTTTATCTTCAACAAAGAACCAGAAGTACTGCACGCTTTGTTATGGACGCCAGCTAG